One part of the Drosophila teissieri strain GT53w chromosome 3R, Prin_Dtei_1.1, whole genome shotgun sequence genome encodes these proteins:
- the LOC122621348 gene encoding zwei Ig domain protein zig-8 — MRWRHAVRATFTPTTATESSPLIGKVISNSRAPQIAHEMLVEYFMALLVIMGLTAPVDKQSRRSSQYFGHLAAAEELSNLIPDNYDAIDPVFDNSTDREIIAALGTTARLHCRVRHLGDRAVSWIRQRDLHILTIGIMTYTNDQRFLARHIDNSDEWVLKIVSVQQRDAGVYECQVSTEPKISLAYKLVVVTSKAQILANRELFIQSGSDINLTCIAPQAPGPYTHMLWHKDTELVSDSARGGIRVVSEQQMKTSNLVISRVLHTDSGNYTCSADNSNSDSVFVHIIKSEQHAAMQHELGSRLVLPPLPLLLLAVLLVVLLAPSNLQPRIPHIPRIPRTSHSTR; from the exons ATGAGATGGCGGCACGCAGTTCGCGCTACATTTACTCCGACCACGGCCACCGAATCTAGTCCGCTCATAGGAAAAG TTATAAGTAATTCGAGAGCCCCACAAATTGCGCATGAAATGTTGGTGGAATACTTTATGGCGCTGCTCGTGATCATGGGATTAACCGCTCCAGTCGACAAGCAGAGCCGGCGCAGCAGCCAATACTTCG GCCATCTGGCCGCCGCCGAGGAATTGTCCAACCTGATACCAGATAATTACGATGCCATCGATCCCGTGTTCGACAACTCCACAGATCGGGAGATCATCGCCGCTTTGGGCACCACAGCCCGTCTCCACTGCCGCGTGCGCCACCTGGGCGACCGGGCGGTGTCCTGGATCCGGCAACGGGATCTCCACATCCTGACCATCGGCATCATGACCTACACGAACGATCAGCGCTTCCTGGCGCGGCACATCGACAACTCCGACGAGTGGGTGCTCAAGATCGTGTCGGTGCAGCAGAGGGATGCCGGCGTCTATGAGTGCCAGGTGTCCACGGAGCCCAAGATCAGTCTGGCCTACAAGCTGGTCGTCGTGA CCTCCAAGGCCCAGATCCTGGCCAACCGCGAGCTGTTCATCCAGAGTGGCAGCGACATCAATCTGACGTGCATCGCACCCCAGGCTCCAGGACCCTACACGCACATGCTGTGGCACAAGGACACGGAGCTGGTTAGCGACTCCGCGCGGGGCGGCATCCGCGTGGTCTCCGAGCAGCAGATGAAGACCAGCAACCTGGTGATATCCCGCGTCCTGCACACGGACTCCGGCAACTACACCTGCTCCGCGGACAACTCGA ATTCTGACAGCGTCTTTGTGCATATCATTAAGAGTGAGCAGCACGCGGCCATGCAGCACGAGCTGGGCTCGAGGCTGGTCCTGCCCcccctgcccctgctgctcctggcggTCCTGCTGGTCGTCCTGCTGGCCCCCTCCAACCTCCAGCCCCGCATACCCCACATACCCCGCATACCCCGCACATCCCACTCTACCCGCTAA